A window of Candidatus Eisenbacteria bacterium contains these coding sequences:
- a CDS encoding phosphopantetheine-binding protein has protein sequence MDGFVEPRVRRIVADVLGVDAALLEVGVSLRDDLALDSLDLVELSSAIEEDLQVVMPPELPSWVRTYGDVVELLTLLIPSRAPNATIVCIPPPGSAASQVTRCEALTPYAVETVVDEAQRLGPGTELDVTLDNADDIALARVRSALGCLAAHGISVHVHRTGARPHPHAA, from the coding sequence ATGGATGGTTTCGTGGAGCCGCGCGTCCGACGGATCGTCGCCGACGTGCTTGGCGTCGACGCCGCCTTGCTGGAGGTCGGCGTGTCGCTGCGCGACGACCTGGCGCTCGACTCGCTCGACTTGGTCGAGCTGTCGAGCGCGATCGAAGAGGATCTGCAGGTCGTCATGCCACCCGAGCTCCCGTCGTGGGTCAGAACCTACGGCGACGTCGTCGAGCTGCTGACGCTCCTCATCCCGTCACGCGCGCCGAACGCGACCATCGTCTGCATACCGCCGCCCGGCAGCGCCGCGTCGCAGGTGACGCGTTGCGAGGCGCTCACGCCGTACGCCGTCGAGACCGTCGTGGACGAGGCGCAGCGCCTCGGACCTGGTACCGAGCTCGACGTCACGCTCGACAACGCCGACGACATCGCCCTTGCACGGGTCCGGTCCGCGCTCGGCTGCCTCGCCGCGCATGGGATCAGCGTCCACGTGCATCGCACGGGCGCTCGCCCGCATCCACACGCGGCCTGA
- a CDS encoding 3-hydroxyacyl-[acyl-carrier-protein] dehydratase FabZ: MSDLPNPFPKLPHAHPFLLVDRVIEVEERRGTFLKLVSASDPCIAPDDTLPAAFLLEALAQAAGALIGAQSTGGPELGYLAAVDDFQTSGDVKVGDELYLDVEIMRHFSAATLFRGRARVGDRVVAEGRFTLALPRMG; this comes from the coding sequence GTGAGCGATCTCCCGAACCCGTTCCCGAAGCTGCCCCACGCCCATCCCTTTCTGCTGGTCGACCGCGTGATCGAGGTGGAAGAACGGCGGGGGACGTTCTTGAAGCTCGTCAGCGCGAGCGATCCCTGCATCGCACCCGACGACACGCTGCCCGCCGCCTTCCTGCTCGAGGCGCTCGCCCAGGCGGCGGGCGCCCTCATCGGCGCCCAATCGACGGGCGGCCCGGAGCTCGGCTACCTCGCCGCGGTCGACGACTTCCAGACCTCCGGCGACGTGAAGGTGGGCGACGAGCTCTACCTGGACGTCGAGATCATGCGCCACTTCTCCGCGGCCACGCTGTTTCGCGGCCGGGCGCGGGTCGGCGATCGCGTGGTGGCCGAGGGCCGCTTCACGCTCGCACTGCCGCGCATGGGATAG
- a CDS encoding phospholipid carrier-dependent glycosyltransferase, which translates to MIWLYRVGMFFPLSRRSFNTPIWYFYPTLYSTVAGLCTAAGVQLGMMAPPVRDAPFLDAILVSRLVGAAASLGTLGLVGWLGTRAFGRATGLLAMVLFAVVPVDVLQVHFASVDPMLTLWMMATLVASYGVARSGSWARVVLAGVAAGLATATKFTGAAGLAVVGWGIAESALRHRAWGRAAGQVLVAVAIAVATAVVACTACVLQREGYLREMARLQSLISQGGGLNSSLTTTLGWYGRPYLYQLVVGLPFALGVSLWVVAAAGVGVAALRRTLADRLLAVAIVPYFAIVGGYGAIYPRYLMPLVPPLVLLAARALVGTGSWPRVRAALAAVVAVHTLVFSASLVERFAYDQQVDVARWVAARAATTGSSPRIRIPEPWAGYSGLLEPLAREHLKAEPAAWGHWLEQSPDVFLLPEWAAIYVRRTPMPAAVAELDALEAGVAGYEEAKRWAPSWFLHEELYGWLDPGLRSEWYGRTGVRVYVRAQ; encoded by the coding sequence ATGATCTGGCTCTACCGCGTCGGGATGTTCTTCCCGCTCTCGCGGCGGTCCTTCAACACGCCCATCTGGTATTTCTACCCGACGCTGTACAGCACCGTCGCGGGGCTCTGCACGGCCGCAGGCGTCCAGCTCGGCATGATGGCACCGCCGGTGCGCGACGCTCCGTTCCTGGACGCGATCCTCGTCTCGCGCCTCGTCGGCGCGGCGGCGAGCCTCGGCACGCTCGGGCTCGTCGGATGGCTCGGCACGCGCGCCTTCGGACGCGCCACCGGGCTTCTCGCCATGGTCCTCTTCGCCGTCGTGCCGGTCGACGTCCTGCAGGTGCACTTCGCGTCCGTCGATCCGATGCTGACGCTCTGGATGATGGCGACGCTGGTGGCGTCGTACGGCGTCGCGCGCTCGGGATCCTGGGCGCGGGTGGTGCTCGCCGGCGTCGCGGCCGGGCTCGCGACCGCAACCAAGTTCACGGGCGCCGCGGGGCTCGCAGTCGTCGGCTGGGGCATCGCCGAGAGCGCGCTTCGCCACCGCGCCTGGGGACGCGCGGCGGGGCAGGTGCTCGTCGCCGTCGCGATCGCCGTGGCGACGGCCGTCGTCGCCTGCACCGCATGCGTCCTGCAGCGCGAGGGCTACCTCCGCGAGATGGCTCGCCTGCAGTCGCTCATCTCGCAGGGGGGCGGCCTCAACAGCAGCCTCACGACCACGCTCGGTTGGTACGGCCGCCCCTACCTGTACCAGCTCGTCGTCGGCCTGCCCTTCGCGCTCGGCGTCTCGCTCTGGGTCGTCGCCGCGGCCGGCGTCGGCGTCGCTGCGTTGCGCCGGACGCTCGCCGATCGCCTCCTCGCCGTCGCGATCGTTCCGTACTTCGCCATCGTCGGCGGATACGGCGCGATCTATCCGCGCTACCTGATGCCGCTCGTCCCGCCGCTGGTGCTGCTGGCCGCACGCGCGCTCGTCGGCACCGGCTCGTGGCCCCGGGTGCGCGCCGCGTTGGCGGCGGTCGTGGCCGTCCACACGCTCGTCTTCTCCGCCTCGCTGGTGGAGCGCTTCGCGTACGATCAGCAGGTCGACGTCGCACGCTGGGTGGCGGCGCGCGCCGCGACCACGGGAAGCTCGCCGCGCATCCGGATCCCGGAGCCCTGGGCCGGCTATTCGGGGCTCCTCGAGCCGCTCGCGCGCGAGCACCTGAAGGCGGAGCCCGCGGCATGGGGCCACTGGCTCGAGCAGTCGCCCGACGTCTTCCTCCTGCCGGAGTGGGCGGCGATCTACGTGCGCCGGACTCCCATGCCCGCCGCCGTCGCGGAGCTCGACGCGCTCGAGGCGGGCGTCGCGGGCTACGAGGAGGCGAAGCGCTGGGCGCCCTCCTGGTTCCTCCACGAGGAGCTGTACGGCTGGCTCGATCCCGGCCTGCGCTCCGAGTGGTACGGCCGCACCGGCGTGCGCGTCTACGTCCGCGCGCAATAG
- a CDS encoding nuclear transport factor 2 family protein: MEQEAMRERATAVLSAWNSHDVDRVIACYTEDCVYRDPNTRGAITGREALRRYLTRLFRDWRMRWSLREFFPFPDAGGGAFLWDATLTPATGGHTAEISGMDLVCLRGEQLSRNEVYFDRVALFGEGPK, encoded by the coding sequence ATGGAGCAGGAAGCGATGCGTGAGCGTGCGACCGCCGTCCTCTCCGCGTGGAACAGCCACGACGTGGATCGGGTGATCGCCTGCTATACGGAAGACTGCGTCTACCGCGACCCCAACACGCGCGGCGCGATAACCGGTCGGGAGGCATTGCGCCGATACCTGACGCGGCTCTTCCGGGACTGGCGCATGCGTTGGTCGCTGCGCGAGTTCTTCCCGTTCCCGGACGCCGGTGGTGGAGCGTTCCTGTGGGATGCGACGCTGACACCGGCGACCGGCGGCCACACCGCCGAGATCAGCGGCATGGATCTCGTGTGTCTGCGCGGAGAACAGCTGTCCCGCAACGAGGTCTACTTCGACCGGGTGGCGCTGTTCGGCGAGGGGCCCAAGTAG
- a CDS encoding molybdopterin oxidoreductase family protein, with protein MDERTSFRTCPLCEATCGLAITTRGREVTGIRGDDDDVFSRGYICPKGPALAALDADPDRLRRPMVRRGTTWHEVGWDEAFAEIDRHLPAIIKEHGRDAVGVYLGNPSVHNLALALYSRALLRVLGSRNVYSASTVDQMPKQISAGFMFGTALSIPVPDLDRTQYLLILGADPMVSNGSLLTAPDMRGRLRGIRERGGRIVVVDPRRSRTAAEANEHHFIRPGTDAHFLFALVHTILAEKLSGPGRLAEHTAGLPDVETLARDFAPEAVAPVCGIPAATIRHIARDLARAERAAVYGRIGTCTQEFGTLASWLVDVLNVLTGNLDRDGGAMFTKAAVGALNTRGTPGRGKGLRTGRRTSRVRGLPEVLGEFPVATLADEIETPGEGQIRALITIAGNPALSNPNGGRLAAALAKLDFMVSLDIYLNETSRHANVILPGLSPLETSHYDVALWQLAVRNVANYSAPVFAPPGDRPNEWQTLLRLGAIVMGNGPDADSAALDDFIARQQVEDSVGATGSPIAGREPDEILAAMAPRRGPERLLDLMLRTGPYGDAFGAREGLSMAALEASPHGIDLGPLAPRVPEVLRTPSGKIELAPAEITGDVARLRATLDRPAPQMVLVGRRDLRSNNSWMHNIDNLVRGKSRCTLLVHPDDAARLGLTDGRPARVRSRVGTVDVPVEVTDAIMPGVVSIPHGWGHDAPGIRMQVASEHAGVNTNLLADELLMDPLSGNSVLNGIPVTVERAA; from the coding sequence ATGGACGAGCGAACCTCCTTCCGGACGTGCCCGCTCTGCGAAGCGACCTGCGGCCTCGCGATCACGACGCGCGGGCGCGAGGTGACCGGCATCCGCGGCGACGATGACGACGTCTTCTCCCGCGGCTACATCTGCCCGAAGGGTCCGGCGCTGGCGGCGCTCGACGCCGATCCCGATCGGCTGCGGCGACCGATGGTGCGCCGGGGCACCACCTGGCACGAGGTCGGGTGGGACGAAGCGTTCGCCGAGATCGATCGCCACCTGCCCGCCATCATCAAGGAGCATGGGCGCGACGCGGTCGGCGTGTACCTGGGCAACCCGTCCGTCCACAACCTGGCGCTGGCGCTCTACTCGCGCGCGCTCCTGCGCGTGCTCGGTTCGCGCAACGTCTATTCGGCGAGCACCGTCGACCAGATGCCGAAGCAGATCTCCGCCGGCTTCATGTTCGGCACGGCCCTCTCCATCCCGGTGCCGGACCTCGATCGCACGCAGTATCTCTTGATCCTCGGCGCCGATCCGATGGTCTCGAACGGAAGCCTCCTCACCGCCCCCGACATGCGCGGGCGCCTGCGCGGCATCCGCGAGCGCGGGGGCCGCATCGTGGTCGTCGATCCGCGGCGCAGCCGCACGGCCGCCGAAGCGAACGAGCATCACTTCATCCGCCCCGGCACCGACGCCCACTTCCTGTTTGCGCTCGTGCACACGATCCTCGCGGAGAAGCTCTCCGGCCCGGGGCGGCTGGCCGAGCATACGGCCGGCCTCCCCGACGTCGAGACGCTCGCGCGCGACTTCGCGCCCGAGGCGGTGGCACCGGTGTGCGGCATTCCGGCGGCGACCATCCGGCACATCGCGCGCGACCTGGCGCGCGCCGAGCGCGCCGCGGTGTACGGGCGCATCGGCACCTGCACGCAGGAGTTCGGCACGCTCGCCTCCTGGCTGGTCGACGTGCTGAACGTCCTCACCGGCAACCTCGATCGCGACGGCGGCGCCATGTTCACGAAGGCGGCCGTCGGCGCCCTCAACACGCGCGGTACCCCCGGACGCGGCAAGGGGCTGCGCACCGGGCGGCGGACGAGCCGCGTACGCGGCCTCCCCGAGGTGCTGGGAGAGTTTCCGGTCGCGACCCTCGCCGACGAGATCGAAACACCGGGCGAAGGACAGATCCGGGCCCTCATCACGATCGCCGGCAACCCGGCGCTCTCGAACCCGAACGGCGGCCGGCTCGCCGCGGCCCTCGCGAAGCTCGACTTCATGGTGAGCCTCGACATCTACCTGAACGAGACGTCGCGGCACGCGAACGTCATCCTCCCCGGCCTCTCGCCGCTCGAAACCTCGCACTACGACGTGGCGCTCTGGCAGCTCGCCGTGCGCAACGTCGCGAACTATTCGGCGCCGGTCTTCGCGCCGCCCGGCGACCGGCCGAACGAGTGGCAGACGCTGCTCCGCCTCGGCGCCATCGTCATGGGCAACGGACCCGACGCCGATTCCGCCGCGCTCGACGACTTCATCGCGCGCCAGCAGGTGGAGGACTCGGTCGGTGCGACGGGCTCCCCCATCGCCGGCCGCGAGCCCGACGAGATCCTCGCGGCCATGGCGCCGCGTCGAGGGCCCGAGCGCCTGCTCGACCTCATGCTGCGCACGGGGCCGTACGGCGACGCCTTCGGCGCCCGCGAGGGTCTCTCGATGGCCGCGCTCGAAGCGAGCCCGCACGGCATCGACCTGGGTCCGCTCGCGCCCCGCGTCCCGGAGGTCCTGCGCACGCCGTCGGGGAAGATCGAGCTCGCCCCTGCCGAGATCACGGGCGACGTCGCCCGCCTGCGCGCGACCCTCGATCGCCCTGCCCCGCAGATGGTCCTGGTCGGCCGGCGCGACCTGCGCTCGAACAACTCGTGGATGCACAACATCGACAACCTCGTGCGCGGGAAGTCGCGCTGTACCCTCCTCGTCCATCCCGACGACGCCGCACGCCTCGGCCTCACCGACGGCCGGCCGGCGCGCGTACGGTCGCGCGTGGGAACGGTCGACGTGCCGGTGGAGGTGACCGACGCGATCATGCCGGGCGTGGTCAGCATCCCCCATGGCTGGGGGCACGACGCGCCCGGCATCCGGATGCAGGTCGCGAGCGAGCACGCGGGGGTCAACACGAACCTCCTCGCCGACGAGCTGCTGATGGATCCGCTCTCGGGGAACTCCGTCCTGAACGGCATCCCCGTGACGGTCGAGCGCGCCGCATAG
- a CDS encoding SGNH/GDSL hydrolase family protein, whose translation MRLSRSVRARSDAAMEGRARAVAAIAAAIVVAGGPASARTVLCFGDSTSWRYPARLQARRPDLRVVNGALPGDVSTSVPRLRMLLDRDRPDDVVVMIGTNDVVRRPDGRAVVTDDPAVTFRNVVRLARLARRRGARVIVLTQTPASCVSCAPRQTHTREVAHRLIAWSLRRPRGIDVADLRDEFTIHAWSTLSDDGLHPNAAGADLIAAFVADRLPERVYSEHTSTTATVRIAR comes from the coding sequence GTGCGCTTGTCGCGCTCGGTGCGCGCGCGTAGCGACGCCGCCATGGAGGGACGGGCACGCGCGGTGGCGGCGATCGCCGCGGCGATCGTCGTCGCCGGCGGTCCCGCGAGCGCGCGGACGGTGCTCTGCTTCGGCGACTCCACCTCGTGGCGCTATCCCGCCCGCCTGCAGGCGCGGCGACCCGACCTTCGCGTGGTGAACGGGGCGCTCCCCGGCGATGTCTCGACCAGCGTGCCACGGCTGCGCATGTTGCTCGACCGCGATCGGCCGGACGACGTCGTCGTCATGATCGGCACGAACGACGTCGTGCGTCGCCCGGACGGCCGTGCGGTCGTGACCGACGACCCGGCCGTGACCTTCCGCAACGTCGTACGGCTCGCGCGCCTCGCCCGCCGCCGCGGCGCGCGCGTGATCGTGCTCACGCAGACGCCGGCCTCGTGCGTCTCGTGCGCCCCACGGCAGACGCACACGCGCGAGGTCGCGCACCGGCTGATCGCGTGGAGCCTCCGCCGTCCGCGCGGGATCGACGTCGCCGACCTCCGCGACGAATTCACGATCCACGCCTGGTCCACGCTGTCGGACGACGGGCTCCATCCGAACGCCGCGGGAGCGGATCTCATCGCAGCGTTCGTGGCGGATCGCCTTCCCGAGCGCGTCTACAGCGAGCACACCTCGACGACGGCGACCGTCCGGATCGCCAGATAG